The following coding sequences lie in one Alosa sapidissima isolate fAloSap1 chromosome 15, fAloSap1.pri, whole genome shotgun sequence genomic window:
- the LOC121684641 gene encoding diacylglycerol kinase delta-like isoform X7: MEALSKQTILKEGKLMKQTNSFQRWKRRYFKLRGRTLYYAQTAKSIIFDEVDLTDASVAESSTKNVNNSFTIITPCRRLILCAENRKEMEDWMAALKSVQNREHFESTQYSMDHFSGMHNWYACSHARPTYCNVCKEPLSGVTSHGLSCEVCKFKAHKRCAVRATNNCKWTTLASIGKDIIEDEDGISMPHQWLEGNLPVSAKCTVCDKTCGSVLRLQDWRCLWCKAMVHTTCKEQLSTKCPLGQCKVSVIPPTALNSIDSDGFWKATCPPSCTSPLLVFVNSKSGDNQGVKFLRRFKQLLNPAQVFDLMNGGPHLGLRLFQKFDTFRILVCGGDGSVGWVLSEIDTLTLHKQCQLGVLPLGTGNDLARVLGWGSACDDDTQLPQILEKLERASTKMLDRWSIMVYETKFPRQHSSSTVTEDCSDDSEVQVQQILTYEDSVAAHLSKILSSDQHSVVISSAKVLCETVKDFVARVGKAYEKNTESSEESEAMAKKCGVLKEKLDSLLKTLSEEAQASSVMPAPPPTIAEEQEEGEGVLVPPQPPSAPTTTTTSNSSSSSSSSASVAPCSARSTSAAAIFKPREQLMLRANSLKKAIRQIIEHTEKAVDEQNAQTQEVFSALVADEEEEEEEDKVSLQSSHSGGNGCNSGHRRPPRRVSKTPCEKLISKGSLSLGSSASLPAQTGSRENMPMLNTKFLYPSLRAGMTGSLSSSSVISRLLVNADPFNYDPENLLSLRDCYTEKCVMNNYFGIGLDAKITLDFNNKRDEHPEKCRSRTKNMMWYGVLGTKELLHRTYKNLEQRVLLECDGRPIPLPSLQGIAVLNIPSYAGGTNFWGGTKEDDTFTAPSFDDKILEVVAVFGSMQMAVSRVINLQHHRIAQCRTVKITILGDEGVPVQVDGEAWIQPPGYIRIIHKNRTQTLTRDRAFENTLKSWEDKQKCEFPRQPAQHALQPETVSEEEASQINQFGQAAGALIHSIREIAKSHPSMEQELAHAVNASSKSMDVVYANSKSTGGLNSSVVVQMVSNVKALHSETELLLAGKMCMQLDPPQKEQLSATLGTVAQQLRRLADLPWLCHLIEPTDDEGNLTDFSKRSRSAKFRLVPKFKKDKNNKNKETCATLSLPVDQWGTEEVAAWLDLICLTEYKEIFIGHDVRGSELLHLERRDLKDLGVTKVGHMKRILQGIRDLSRNSSASEA; encoded by the exons ATGGAAGCCCTCAGTAAGCAG ACCATTTTAAAAGAGGGAAAGTTGATGAAACAGACAAATTCCTTTCAGCGCTGGAAAAGACGCTACTTCAAGCTGCGTGGAAGAACCCTCTACTATGCCCAGACAGCTaag TCCATCATTTTTGATGAAGTGGACCTGACAGACGCAAGTGTGGCAGAGTCCAGCACGAAGAACGTCAACAACAGCTTCACC aTCATCACTCCCTGTAGGCGTCTGATCCTCTGTGCTGAGAACAGGAAGGAAATGGAGGACTGGATGGCGGCTCTGAAAAGTGTTCAGAACCGGGAGCACTTTGAG TCCACTCAGTACAGCATGGACCACTTCTCTGGGATGCACAACTGGTACGCCTGCTCCCACGCCAGGCCCACCTACTGTAATGTCTGCAAGGAGCCACTGTCCGGAGTGACCTCGCACGGCCTGTCCTGTGAAG TGTGCAAGTTCAAAGCCCACAAGCGATGTGCCGTCCGCGCCACCAACAACTGCAAGTGGACCACGCTGGCCTCCATTGGCAAGGACATCATCGAGGACGAGGACGGG ATATCTATGCCTCACCAGTGGCTGGAGGGGAACCTGCCGGTCAGTGCAAAGTGCACAGTGTGTGATAAGACCTGTGGCAGCGTGCTCAGACTCCAAGACTGGCGCTGCCTGTGGTGTAAGgccatg GTGCACACAACGTGTAAGGAGCAGCTCTCCACTAAGTGTCCCCTTGGTCAGTGTAAAGTGTCGGTCATCCCCCCTACAGCCCTCAACAGCATCGACTCAGACG GCTTCTGGAAGGCCACGTGTCCCCCCTCGTGCACAAGTCCGCTGCTGGTGTTCGTCAACTCCAAGAGCGGAGACAACCAGGGCGTTAAGTTCCTGCGCCGCTTCAAGCAGCTGCTCAACCCCGCACAGGTGTTCGACCTCATGAACGGAGGACCGCACCTCGG GCTGAGACTCTTCCAGAAGTTCGACACCTTCCGGATATTGGTGTGTGGCGGTGATGGTAGTGTGGGCTGGGTGCTGTCAGAAATTGACACGCTCACCCTCCACAAGCAG TGCCAGCTGGGCGTGCTACCGCTGGGCACGGGGAACGACCTGGCGCGCGTCCTGGGCTGGGGCTCGGCCTGCGACGACGACACGCAGCTGCCACAGATCCTGGAGAAGCTGGAGCGGGCCAGCACCAAAATGCTGGACAG GTGGAGCATCATGGTGTACGAGACCAAGTTCCCACGGCAACACTCCAGCTCCACGGTGACCGAGGACTGTAGCGATGACTCAGAGGTACAG GTGCAGCAGATCCTGACGTATGAGGATTCGGTGGCGGCGCACCTGTCGAAGATACTGAGCTCAGACCAGCACTCGGTGGTCATTTCCTCCGCCAA ggtTTTGTGTGAGACTGTCAAGGACTTTGTGGCCAGAGTGGGGAAGGCCTATGAGAAGAACACAGAGAGCTCTGAGGAGTCAGAGGCCATGGCTAAGAag TGTGGCGTGCTGAAGGAGAAGCTGGACTCTCTGCTGAAGACGCTCAGCGAGGAGGCCCAGGCGTCCAGCGTCATGCCCGCCCCTCCGCCCACCATCgccgaggagcaggaggagggcgAGGGCGTGCTGgtgcccccccagcccccctcggcccccaccaccaccaccaccagcaacagcagcagcagcagcagcagtagtgcgTCCGTAGCCCCCTGCTCCGCCCGTAGCACCAGCGCGGCCGCCATCTTCAAGCCCCGCGAGCAACTCATGCTCCGGGCCAACAGCCTGAAGAAGGCCATCAGGCAGATCATAGAGCACACAGAGAAAg CCGTGGACGAGCAGAACGCCCAGACCCAGGAGGTCTTCTCTGCTCTGGTGgcggatgaggaggaagaggaggaagaagataaGGTCTCCCTGCAGTCCTCGCACAGTGGGGGCAACGGCTGCAACAGCGGCCACCGGAGGCCACCCCGCAGAG TTTCTAAGACGCCATGTGAGAAACTCATCAGTAAGGGAAGCTTGTCTCTGGGGAGCTCTGCATCACTTCCTGCTCAGACAGGAAGTAGGGAGAACATGCCAATGCTCAACACAAAGTTCCTCTACCCAA GTCTCAGGGCAGGCATGACAGGTTCTTTGTCCAGTAGCTCAGTCATCAGCAGATTGCTAGTCAACGCTGACCCATTCAACTATGACCCTGAGAACCT tctctctctcagggACTGCTACACCGAGAAGTGTGTGATGAACAACTACTTTGGGATTGGGCTGGACGCCAAGATCACCCTGGACTTCAACAACAAGAGGGACGAGCACCCGGAGAAGTGTCG gagTCGCACTAAGAACATGATGTGGTACGGAGTGCTGGGCACCAAGGAGCTGCTGCACCGCACCTACAAGAACCTGGAGCAGAGAGTGCttctagag tgtgacgGCCGGCCCATCCCCCTGCCCAGCCTGCAGGGCATTGCGGTGCTGAACATCCCCAGCTACGCTGGTGGGACCAACTTCTGGGGTGGAACCAAAGAGGATGAT ACGTTCACGGCCCCGTCTTTCGACGATAAGATCCTGGAGGTGGTGGCTGTGTTTGGCAGTATGCAGATGGCCGTGTCCCGTGTCATCAACCTGCAGCACCACCGAATTGCACAG TGTCGCACAGTGAAGATCACCATCCTGGGAGATGAGGGCGTACCTGTGCAGGTGGACGGAGAGGCCTGGATCCAACCGCCGGGTTACATCCGCATCATCCACAAGAACCGCACACAGACCCTTACTCGTGATAgg GCATTTGAGAATACACTGAAGTCCTGGGAGGACAAGCAGAAGTGTGAGTTTCCACGGCAACCAGCACAGCATGCCCTGCAGCCAGAGACAGTGTCCGAGGAAGAGGCTTCCCAGATCAACCAGTTTGGCCAGGCTGCAGGAGCACTCatacacag CATCCGAGAGATTGCAAAGTCCCACCCCAGCATGGAGCAGGAGCTTGCCCACGCAGTCAACGCCAGCTCCAAATCTATGGACGTGGTCTACGCCAACTCCAAAAGCACCGGC ggcCTGAACAGTAGCGTCGTGGTTCAGATGGTCAGTAACGTGAAGGCGCTTCACAGTGAGACTGAGCTGCTTCTGGCTGGGAAGATGTGTATG CAGCTGGACCCTCCCCAGAAGGAGCAGCTGTCGGCCACCCTGGGCACCGTGGCCCAGCAGCTCCGCCGTCTGGCCGACCTCCCATGGCTGTGCCACCTCATCGAGCCCACCGACGACGAG GGCAACCTGACCGACTTCTCCAAGCGTAGTCGCAGTGCCAAATTCCGCCTAGTGCCCAAGTTCAAGAAAGAcaagaacaacaaaaacaaagagaCATGTGCCACTCTCAGCCTGCCAG TGGACCAGTGGGGCACAG
- the LOC121684641 gene encoding diacylglycerol kinase delta-like isoform X8 translates to MEDWMAALKSVQNREHFESTQYSMDHFSGMHNWYACSHARPTYCNVCKEPLSGVTSHGLSCEVCKFKAHKRCAVRATNNCKWTTLASIGKDIIEDEDGISMPHQWLEGNLPVSAKCTVCDKTCGSVLRLQDWRCLWCKAMVHTTCKEQLSTKCPLGQCKVSVIPPTALNSIDSDGFWKATCPPSCTSPLLVFVNSKSGDNQGVKFLRRFKQLLNPAQVFDLMNGGPHLGLRLFQKFDTFRILVCGGDGSVGWVLSEIDTLTLHKQCQLGVLPLGTGNDLARVLGWGSACDDDTQLPQILEKLERASTKMLDRWSIMVYETKFPRQHSSSTVTEDCSDDSEVQVQQILTYEDSVAAHLSKILSSDQHSVVISSAKVLCETVKDFVARVGKAYEKNTESSEESEAMAKKCGVLKEKLDSLLKTLSEEAQASSVMPAPPPTIAEEQEEGEGVLVPPQPPSAPTTTTTSNSSSSSSSSASVAPCSARSTSAAAIFKPREQLMLRANSLKKAIRQIIEHTEKAVDEQNAQTQEVFSALVADEEEEEEEDKVSLQSSHSGGNGCNSGHRRPPRRVSKTPCEKLISKGSLSLGSSASLPAQTGSRENMPMLNTKFLYPSLRAGMTGSLSSSSVISRLLVNADPFNYDPENLLSLRDCYTEKCVMNNYFGIGLDAKITLDFNNKRDEHPEKCRSRTKNMMWYGVLGTKELLHRTYKNLEQRVLLECDGRPIPLPSLQGIAVLNIPSYAGGTNFWGGTKEDDTFTAPSFDDKILEVVAVFGSMQMAVSRVINLQHHRIAQCRTVKITILGDEGVPVQVDGEAWIQPPGYIRIIHKNRTQTLTRDRAFENTLKSWEDKQKCEFPRQPAQHALQPETVSEEEASQINQFGQAAGALIHSIREIAKSHPSMEQELAHAVNASSKSMDVVYANSKSTGGLNSSVVVQMVSNVKALHSETELLLAGKMCMQLDPPQKEQLSATLGTVAQQLRRLADLPWLCHLIEPTDDEGNLTDFSKRSRSAKFRLVPKFKKDKNNKNKETCATLSLPVDQWGTEEVAAWLDLICLTEYKEIFIGHDVRGSELLHLERRDLKDLGVTKVGHMKRILQGIRDLSRNSSASEA, encoded by the exons ATGGAGGACTGGATGGCGGCTCTGAAAAGTGTTCAGAACCGGGAGCACTTTGAG TCCACTCAGTACAGCATGGACCACTTCTCTGGGATGCACAACTGGTACGCCTGCTCCCACGCCAGGCCCACCTACTGTAATGTCTGCAAGGAGCCACTGTCCGGAGTGACCTCGCACGGCCTGTCCTGTGAAG TGTGCAAGTTCAAAGCCCACAAGCGATGTGCCGTCCGCGCCACCAACAACTGCAAGTGGACCACGCTGGCCTCCATTGGCAAGGACATCATCGAGGACGAGGACGGG ATATCTATGCCTCACCAGTGGCTGGAGGGGAACCTGCCGGTCAGTGCAAAGTGCACAGTGTGTGATAAGACCTGTGGCAGCGTGCTCAGACTCCAAGACTGGCGCTGCCTGTGGTGTAAGgccatg GTGCACACAACGTGTAAGGAGCAGCTCTCCACTAAGTGTCCCCTTGGTCAGTGTAAAGTGTCGGTCATCCCCCCTACAGCCCTCAACAGCATCGACTCAGACG GCTTCTGGAAGGCCACGTGTCCCCCCTCGTGCACAAGTCCGCTGCTGGTGTTCGTCAACTCCAAGAGCGGAGACAACCAGGGCGTTAAGTTCCTGCGCCGCTTCAAGCAGCTGCTCAACCCCGCACAGGTGTTCGACCTCATGAACGGAGGACCGCACCTCGG GCTGAGACTCTTCCAGAAGTTCGACACCTTCCGGATATTGGTGTGTGGCGGTGATGGTAGTGTGGGCTGGGTGCTGTCAGAAATTGACACGCTCACCCTCCACAAGCAG TGCCAGCTGGGCGTGCTACCGCTGGGCACGGGGAACGACCTGGCGCGCGTCCTGGGCTGGGGCTCGGCCTGCGACGACGACACGCAGCTGCCACAGATCCTGGAGAAGCTGGAGCGGGCCAGCACCAAAATGCTGGACAG GTGGAGCATCATGGTGTACGAGACCAAGTTCCCACGGCAACACTCCAGCTCCACGGTGACCGAGGACTGTAGCGATGACTCAGAGGTACAG GTGCAGCAGATCCTGACGTATGAGGATTCGGTGGCGGCGCACCTGTCGAAGATACTGAGCTCAGACCAGCACTCGGTGGTCATTTCCTCCGCCAA ggtTTTGTGTGAGACTGTCAAGGACTTTGTGGCCAGAGTGGGGAAGGCCTATGAGAAGAACACAGAGAGCTCTGAGGAGTCAGAGGCCATGGCTAAGAag TGTGGCGTGCTGAAGGAGAAGCTGGACTCTCTGCTGAAGACGCTCAGCGAGGAGGCCCAGGCGTCCAGCGTCATGCCCGCCCCTCCGCCCACCATCgccgaggagcaggaggagggcgAGGGCGTGCTGgtgcccccccagcccccctcggcccccaccaccaccaccaccagcaacagcagcagcagcagcagcagtagtgcgTCCGTAGCCCCCTGCTCCGCCCGTAGCACCAGCGCGGCCGCCATCTTCAAGCCCCGCGAGCAACTCATGCTCCGGGCCAACAGCCTGAAGAAGGCCATCAGGCAGATCATAGAGCACACAGAGAAAg CCGTGGACGAGCAGAACGCCCAGACCCAGGAGGTCTTCTCTGCTCTGGTGgcggatgaggaggaagaggaggaagaagataaGGTCTCCCTGCAGTCCTCGCACAGTGGGGGCAACGGCTGCAACAGCGGCCACCGGAGGCCACCCCGCAGAG TTTCTAAGACGCCATGTGAGAAACTCATCAGTAAGGGAAGCTTGTCTCTGGGGAGCTCTGCATCACTTCCTGCTCAGACAGGAAGTAGGGAGAACATGCCAATGCTCAACACAAAGTTCCTCTACCCAA GTCTCAGGGCAGGCATGACAGGTTCTTTGTCCAGTAGCTCAGTCATCAGCAGATTGCTAGTCAACGCTGACCCATTCAACTATGACCCTGAGAACCT tctctctctcagggACTGCTACACCGAGAAGTGTGTGATGAACAACTACTTTGGGATTGGGCTGGACGCCAAGATCACCCTGGACTTCAACAACAAGAGGGACGAGCACCCGGAGAAGTGTCG gagTCGCACTAAGAACATGATGTGGTACGGAGTGCTGGGCACCAAGGAGCTGCTGCACCGCACCTACAAGAACCTGGAGCAGAGAGTGCttctagag tgtgacgGCCGGCCCATCCCCCTGCCCAGCCTGCAGGGCATTGCGGTGCTGAACATCCCCAGCTACGCTGGTGGGACCAACTTCTGGGGTGGAACCAAAGAGGATGAT ACGTTCACGGCCCCGTCTTTCGACGATAAGATCCTGGAGGTGGTGGCTGTGTTTGGCAGTATGCAGATGGCCGTGTCCCGTGTCATCAACCTGCAGCACCACCGAATTGCACAG TGTCGCACAGTGAAGATCACCATCCTGGGAGATGAGGGCGTACCTGTGCAGGTGGACGGAGAGGCCTGGATCCAACCGCCGGGTTACATCCGCATCATCCACAAGAACCGCACACAGACCCTTACTCGTGATAgg GCATTTGAGAATACACTGAAGTCCTGGGAGGACAAGCAGAAGTGTGAGTTTCCACGGCAACCAGCACAGCATGCCCTGCAGCCAGAGACAGTGTCCGAGGAAGAGGCTTCCCAGATCAACCAGTTTGGCCAGGCTGCAGGAGCACTCatacacag CATCCGAGAGATTGCAAAGTCCCACCCCAGCATGGAGCAGGAGCTTGCCCACGCAGTCAACGCCAGCTCCAAATCTATGGACGTGGTCTACGCCAACTCCAAAAGCACCGGC ggcCTGAACAGTAGCGTCGTGGTTCAGATGGTCAGTAACGTGAAGGCGCTTCACAGTGAGACTGAGCTGCTTCTGGCTGGGAAGATGTGTATG CAGCTGGACCCTCCCCAGAAGGAGCAGCTGTCGGCCACCCTGGGCACCGTGGCCCAGCAGCTCCGCCGTCTGGCCGACCTCCCATGGCTGTGCCACCTCATCGAGCCCACCGACGACGAG GGCAACCTGACCGACTTCTCCAAGCGTAGTCGCAGTGCCAAATTCCGCCTAGTGCCCAAGTTCAAGAAAGAcaagaacaacaaaaacaaagagaCATGTGCCACTCTCAGCCTGCCAG TGGACCAGTGGGGCACAG
- the LOC121684641 gene encoding diacylglycerol kinase delta-like isoform X6 — protein MVELNLSIHYTYGSPRANVRMAVAVAAEAAARCLEESSDSEPEQEHGSPQKLIRKVSTSGQIRSKTILKEGKLMKQTNSFQRWKRRYFKLRGRTLYYAQTAKSIIFDEVDLTDASVAESSTKNVNNSFTIITPCRRLILCAENRKEMEDWMAALKSVQNREHFESTQYSMDHFSGMHNWYACSHARPTYCNVCKEPLSGVTSHGLSCEVCKFKAHKRCAVRATNNCKWTTLASIGKDIIEDEDGISMPHQWLEGNLPVSAKCTVCDKTCGSVLRLQDWRCLWCKAMVHTTCKEQLSTKCPLGQCKVSVIPPTALNSIDSDGFWKATCPPSCTSPLLVFVNSKSGDNQGVKFLRRFKQLLNPAQVFDLMNGGPHLGLRLFQKFDTFRILVCGGDGSVGWVLSEIDTLTLHKQCQLGVLPLGTGNDLARVLGWGSACDDDTQLPQILEKLERASTKMLDRWSIMVYETKFPRQHSSSTVTEDCSDDSEVQVQQILTYEDSVAAHLSKILSSDQHSVVISSAKVLCETVKDFVARVGKAYEKNTESSEESEAMAKKCGVLKEKLDSLLKTLSEEAQASSVMPAPPPTIAEEQEEGEGVLVPPQPPSAPTTTTTSNSSSSSSSSASVAPCSARSTSAAAIFKPREQLMLRANSLKKAIRQIIEHTEKAVDEQNAQTQEVFSALVADEEEEEEEDKVSLQSSHSGGNGCNSGHRRPPRRVSKTPCEKLISKGSLSLGSSASLPAQTGSRENMPMLNTKFLYPSLRAGMTGSLSSSSVISRLLVNADPFNYDPENLLSLRDCYTEKCVMNNYFGIGLDAKITLDFNNKRDEHPEKCRSRTKNMMWYGVLGTKELLHRTYKNLEQRVLLECDGRPIPLPSLQGIAVLNIPSYAGGTNFWGGTKEDDTFTAPSFDDKILEVVAVFGSMQMAVSRVINLQHHRIAQCRTVKITILGDEGVPVQVDGEAWIQPPGYIRIIHKNRTQTLTRDRAFENTLKSWEDKQKCEFPRQPAQHALQPETVSEEEASQINQFGQAAGALIHSIREIAKSHPSMEQELAHAVNASSKSMDVVYANSKSTGGLNSSVVVQMVSNVKALHSETELLLAGKMCMQLDPPQKEQLSATLGTVAQQLRRLADLPWLCHLIEPTDDEGNLTDFSKRSRSAKFRLVPKFKKDKNNKNKETCATLSLPGSGGDQGGSHEANPTGYQRFEPQQLRQRGLGALSACVCGGPSQLDEP, from the exons ACCATTTTAAAAGAGGGAAAGTTGATGAAACAGACAAATTCCTTTCAGCGCTGGAAAAGACGCTACTTCAAGCTGCGTGGAAGAACCCTCTACTATGCCCAGACAGCTaag TCCATCATTTTTGATGAAGTGGACCTGACAGACGCAAGTGTGGCAGAGTCCAGCACGAAGAACGTCAACAACAGCTTCACC aTCATCACTCCCTGTAGGCGTCTGATCCTCTGTGCTGAGAACAGGAAGGAAATGGAGGACTGGATGGCGGCTCTGAAAAGTGTTCAGAACCGGGAGCACTTTGAG TCCACTCAGTACAGCATGGACCACTTCTCTGGGATGCACAACTGGTACGCCTGCTCCCACGCCAGGCCCACCTACTGTAATGTCTGCAAGGAGCCACTGTCCGGAGTGACCTCGCACGGCCTGTCCTGTGAAG TGTGCAAGTTCAAAGCCCACAAGCGATGTGCCGTCCGCGCCACCAACAACTGCAAGTGGACCACGCTGGCCTCCATTGGCAAGGACATCATCGAGGACGAGGACGGG ATATCTATGCCTCACCAGTGGCTGGAGGGGAACCTGCCGGTCAGTGCAAAGTGCACAGTGTGTGATAAGACCTGTGGCAGCGTGCTCAGACTCCAAGACTGGCGCTGCCTGTGGTGTAAGgccatg GTGCACACAACGTGTAAGGAGCAGCTCTCCACTAAGTGTCCCCTTGGTCAGTGTAAAGTGTCGGTCATCCCCCCTACAGCCCTCAACAGCATCGACTCAGACG GCTTCTGGAAGGCCACGTGTCCCCCCTCGTGCACAAGTCCGCTGCTGGTGTTCGTCAACTCCAAGAGCGGAGACAACCAGGGCGTTAAGTTCCTGCGCCGCTTCAAGCAGCTGCTCAACCCCGCACAGGTGTTCGACCTCATGAACGGAGGACCGCACCTCGG GCTGAGACTCTTCCAGAAGTTCGACACCTTCCGGATATTGGTGTGTGGCGGTGATGGTAGTGTGGGCTGGGTGCTGTCAGAAATTGACACGCTCACCCTCCACAAGCAG TGCCAGCTGGGCGTGCTACCGCTGGGCACGGGGAACGACCTGGCGCGCGTCCTGGGCTGGGGCTCGGCCTGCGACGACGACACGCAGCTGCCACAGATCCTGGAGAAGCTGGAGCGGGCCAGCACCAAAATGCTGGACAG GTGGAGCATCATGGTGTACGAGACCAAGTTCCCACGGCAACACTCCAGCTCCACGGTGACCGAGGACTGTAGCGATGACTCAGAGGTACAG GTGCAGCAGATCCTGACGTATGAGGATTCGGTGGCGGCGCACCTGTCGAAGATACTGAGCTCAGACCAGCACTCGGTGGTCATTTCCTCCGCCAA ggtTTTGTGTGAGACTGTCAAGGACTTTGTGGCCAGAGTGGGGAAGGCCTATGAGAAGAACACAGAGAGCTCTGAGGAGTCAGAGGCCATGGCTAAGAag TGTGGCGTGCTGAAGGAGAAGCTGGACTCTCTGCTGAAGACGCTCAGCGAGGAGGCCCAGGCGTCCAGCGTCATGCCCGCCCCTCCGCCCACCATCgccgaggagcaggaggagggcgAGGGCGTGCTGgtgcccccccagcccccctcggcccccaccaccaccaccaccagcaacagcagcagcagcagcagcagtagtgcgTCCGTAGCCCCCTGCTCCGCCCGTAGCACCAGCGCGGCCGCCATCTTCAAGCCCCGCGAGCAACTCATGCTCCGGGCCAACAGCCTGAAGAAGGCCATCAGGCAGATCATAGAGCACACAGAGAAAg CCGTGGACGAGCAGAACGCCCAGACCCAGGAGGTCTTCTCTGCTCTGGTGgcggatgaggaggaagaggaggaagaagataaGGTCTCCCTGCAGTCCTCGCACAGTGGGGGCAACGGCTGCAACAGCGGCCACCGGAGGCCACCCCGCAGAG TTTCTAAGACGCCATGTGAGAAACTCATCAGTAAGGGAAGCTTGTCTCTGGGGAGCTCTGCATCACTTCCTGCTCAGACAGGAAGTAGGGAGAACATGCCAATGCTCAACACAAAGTTCCTCTACCCAA GTCTCAGGGCAGGCATGACAGGTTCTTTGTCCAGTAGCTCAGTCATCAGCAGATTGCTAGTCAACGCTGACCCATTCAACTATGACCCTGAGAACCT tctctctctcagggACTGCTACACCGAGAAGTGTGTGATGAACAACTACTTTGGGATTGGGCTGGACGCCAAGATCACCCTGGACTTCAACAACAAGAGGGACGAGCACCCGGAGAAGTGTCG gagTCGCACTAAGAACATGATGTGGTACGGAGTGCTGGGCACCAAGGAGCTGCTGCACCGCACCTACAAGAACCTGGAGCAGAGAGTGCttctagag tgtgacgGCCGGCCCATCCCCCTGCCCAGCCTGCAGGGCATTGCGGTGCTGAACATCCCCAGCTACGCTGGTGGGACCAACTTCTGGGGTGGAACCAAAGAGGATGAT ACGTTCACGGCCCCGTCTTTCGACGATAAGATCCTGGAGGTGGTGGCTGTGTTTGGCAGTATGCAGATGGCCGTGTCCCGTGTCATCAACCTGCAGCACCACCGAATTGCACAG TGTCGCACAGTGAAGATCACCATCCTGGGAGATGAGGGCGTACCTGTGCAGGTGGACGGAGAGGCCTGGATCCAACCGCCGGGTTACATCCGCATCATCCACAAGAACCGCACACAGACCCTTACTCGTGATAgg GCATTTGAGAATACACTGAAGTCCTGGGAGGACAAGCAGAAGTGTGAGTTTCCACGGCAACCAGCACAGCATGCCCTGCAGCCAGAGACAGTGTCCGAGGAAGAGGCTTCCCAGATCAACCAGTTTGGCCAGGCTGCAGGAGCACTCatacacag CATCCGAGAGATTGCAAAGTCCCACCCCAGCATGGAGCAGGAGCTTGCCCACGCAGTCAACGCCAGCTCCAAATCTATGGACGTGGTCTACGCCAACTCCAAAAGCACCGGC ggcCTGAACAGTAGCGTCGTGGTTCAGATGGTCAGTAACGTGAAGGCGCTTCACAGTGAGACTGAGCTGCTTCTGGCTGGGAAGATGTGTATG CAGCTGGACCCTCCCCAGAAGGAGCAGCTGTCGGCCACCCTGGGCACCGTGGCCCAGCAGCTCCGCCGTCTGGCCGACCTCCCATGGCTGTGCCACCTCATCGAGCCCACCGACGACGAG GGCAACCTGACCGACTTCTCCAAGCGTAGTCGCAGTGCCAAATTCCGCCTAGTGCCCAAGTTCAAGAAAGAcaagaacaacaaaaacaaagagaCATGTGCCACTCTCAGCCTGCCAG